A DNA window from Leptolyngbya sp. KIOST-1 contains the following coding sequences:
- a CDS encoding rhomboid family intramembrane serine protease gives MAFFDSITPPEGFRQGIMLLAYLLALMWAIAVADFVTGRRLLTPLSIRPRRLEGLPGIAIAPLLHGGFGHLAANSGPLAILGTIILLQGLEVLALVTGFCWLFSGVGIWLLGRPGTRHLGASGVVFGYLGYLLLRGYFERSPGAIAAAVVVGLLYGGALWGLLPLQRGKSWVGHGMGFVGGVIVARKLPIMLEWVRYNSGF, from the coding sequence TTGGCTTTCTTTGACTCCATCACGCCGCCCGAGGGCTTTCGTCAGGGCATCATGCTGCTGGCCTACCTGCTGGCGCTGATGTGGGCGATCGCCGTTGCCGATTTTGTCACCGGACGACGGCTGCTCACTCCGCTCAGCATTCGGCCCCGCCGTCTGGAGGGGCTGCCGGGCATTGCCATCGCCCCCCTACTCCACGGCGGCTTTGGCCACCTGGCCGCCAACTCTGGACCGCTGGCAATTCTGGGCACCATTATCCTGCTCCAGGGGCTGGAGGTCCTGGCCTTGGTGACGGGATTTTGCTGGCTGTTTAGCGGCGTGGGCATCTGGCTGCTGGGCCGCCCCGGCACCCGCCACCTGGGGGCCAGCGGCGTGGTGTTTGGCTACCTGGGCTACCTACTGCTGCGGGGCTATTTTGAACGCAGTCCGGGGGCGATCGCCGCCGCCGTGGTGGTGGGGCTGCTCTACGGCGGGGCCCTGTGGGGCCTGCTGCCGCTCCAGCGAGGCAAGTCGTGGGTGGGCCATGGAATGGGCTTTGTGGGCGGGGTGATCGTGGCCCGCAAACTGCCGATCATGCTGGAATGGGTGCGCTACAATTCGGGGTTTTAA
- a CDS encoding CHAT domain-containing protein has protein sequence MGLELRLVFPDPHHVTVQSPTGTTQPLPFANPLTAEDLQAIRWYLETYSAQYTAEEDDRQAQAIEAQLPQWGTVLFEAALGNFAAQAAFMNFYNQRQQERRLIIGASHPEILALPWELLHVPQGSYVFNSNPRITVQRQFNSTGGFNVPPGPPRERVRILFIVSRPRGAGFIDPRSDAQAVLAALEQAGQGRFEVEFLRPATVEALRDRLDDTRLPPIDVIHFDGHGVYDATGALFEEARRHQGLSPTRQSPQDAAEMGYLLFEDDRGDRAIVSAEKLAALLNEQTVGLVVLSACQSAMVGSPRPADATDEAADPTAGVMGSVAARLTHGGIPAVLAMTHSVLVTTTEALFGQFYQNLGRGQGMGEALDNARRHLFFNTDRGTRLRGQQQEVTLRLQDWFLPALYQAGGDVPLLVGGGEGEGGEDGEGGGENLPEVQEAGFWGRSWELWQIERAFVGGTRRLSITGFGGQGKTYLAVEAGRWLYQTGMFERVSFVDYAAYQGLDPVSYAVSTLATVLGHSLLDAAVATAHLGQTPTLVILDNLEALEPEPQRRLLEAAKAWSEAGQSRVLLTTRQPSFAHPAYPTEGSRQHLALPLRGLGSTAYPNDALAYFRALWALPPAATTPTPERAALVKLFALVDFHPLSIGLLARQLKTRRIAEVGTRLAELLQSSPVQAGEPPNPLVASLLLSLDRLDDQARQWLPRLGVFQGGAMEPDLLAITEITEAEWQPIRAQLEHTGLIRAEYLPNIDPPYLKFHPTLAPVLWAQVPAAAEAELQTRHRQRYYQLSGWLYHEDVKKPHEARAIARRELPNLMAAVNWAIAAGDGDAVAFGEYVNKFLNNFGLSKDREDLATLLQSLQGEVGSQAWYLARSNQGEVLLATGRVAEALEVFADVLQGLGNMRSYDRCTTLGRMGRCLEAQGQAAQAAACFRVGIAEAAQLEQNNDAKQLRGLLQTDLGNVLTVLGDYGEAQAAYEASLMIAQELSDAVKESAVQSSIGMLALEQGDLATAETRYQAALATFQRLEEPAGEAVAWHQLGRVYEEAQQWEAAERHYREAARLKEAQEMIGGSNGAVKTWNQLAIVNQLSGRLEMAIAWYEKAIAGGKATEDWLTVSRTLSNLAALLQSQPHPSHADLATARHHAEAALAIKQTLDPAAAEIWKTYTILAEIADQQDQADQAQAYRQQARHARAAFAGTQQELRQLGPLILLAVSALTNQEARRQLDELLSALEDQIPGLSNAICRILSGDRNEATLVDPLSLSGSMIVSAILRGIADPTTLQALLGDE, from the coding sequence ATGGGCCTAGAGCTGCGCCTTGTCTTTCCTGACCCGCACCACGTCACGGTGCAGTCGCCGACGGGAACCACCCAGCCCCTGCCCTTTGCCAACCCGCTCACCGCCGAAGATTTGCAGGCGATCCGCTGGTATCTGGAGACCTATTCGGCCCAGTACACGGCGGAAGAGGACGACCGGCAGGCCCAGGCGATTGAGGCGCAACTGCCCCAGTGGGGGACGGTGCTGTTTGAGGCGGCCCTGGGGAACTTTGCGGCCCAGGCGGCGTTTATGAATTTCTACAACCAGCGGCAGCAGGAGCGACGGTTGATCATCGGGGCCAGCCATCCCGAGATTTTGGCGCTGCCCTGGGAGTTGCTGCATGTGCCCCAGGGCAGCTATGTGTTCAACAGCAATCCCCGAATTACGGTGCAGCGGCAGTTCAACAGCACGGGTGGGTTCAATGTGCCCCCCGGCCCGCCCCGGGAGCGGGTGCGGATTTTGTTCATTGTCAGTCGGCCCCGGGGGGCGGGGTTTATTGACCCCCGCAGCGATGCCCAGGCGGTGCTGGCGGCACTGGAGCAGGCGGGGCAGGGGCGGTTTGAGGTGGAGTTTTTGCGGCCAGCCACGGTGGAGGCGCTGCGCGATCGCCTGGATGATACCCGCCTGCCCCCCATCGACGTGATCCACTTCGATGGCCACGGGGTCTACGACGCCACGGGCGCTTTGTTTGAGGAAGCCCGCCGCCACCAGGGGCTGTCGCCTACCCGCCAGAGCCCCCAGGATGCGGCGGAGATGGGCTATCTGCTGTTTGAGGATGATAGGGGCGATCGCGCGATCGTGAGTGCGGAGAAGCTGGCGGCCCTGCTGAACGAGCAAACCGTGGGGCTGGTAGTGCTGTCGGCCTGCCAATCGGCGATGGTGGGCAGCCCCCGGCCCGCCGATGCCACCGACGAAGCAGCCGACCCCACGGCGGGGGTGATGGGCAGCGTGGCGGCGCGGCTCACCCACGGGGGCATTCCGGCGGTGCTAGCGATGACCCACTCGGTGCTGGTGACCACCACCGAGGCGCTGTTTGGCCAGTTTTACCAAAACCTGGGCCGGGGCCAGGGCATGGGCGAAGCCCTGGACAACGCCCGCCGCCATTTGTTCTTTAACACCGACCGGGGAACGCGCCTGCGGGGGCAGCAGCAGGAGGTAACCCTGCGGTTGCAGGACTGGTTTTTGCCAGCGCTGTATCAGGCGGGGGGGGATGTGCCGCTGTTGGTGGGCGGTGGGGAGGGTGAGGGTGGTGAGGATGGTGAGGGTGGTGGGGAGAACCTGCCGGAGGTGCAGGAGGCGGGCTTTTGGGGCCGCAGTTGGGAGCTGTGGCAGATCGAGCGGGCTTTTGTGGGGGGCACGCGCCGCCTGAGCATTACGGGGTTTGGCGGCCAGGGTAAAACCTACCTGGCGGTGGAGGCGGGCCGCTGGCTGTACCAGACAGGGATGTTTGAGCGGGTATCCTTTGTAGACTATGCCGCCTACCAGGGCCTGGACCCGGTGAGCTACGCCGTGAGCACCCTGGCCACGGTGCTGGGGCACAGCCTGCTGGATGCCGCCGTCGCCACGGCGCACCTGGGGCAAACGCCCACCCTGGTGATTTTAGACAACCTGGAAGCGCTGGAGCCCGAGCCCCAGCGCCGCCTGCTGGAGGCCGCCAAAGCCTGGTCGGAGGCGGGCCAGAGCCGGGTGCTGCTGACCACCCGCCAGCCCAGTTTTGCCCACCCCGCCTACCCCACCGAGGGCAGCCGCCAGCACCTGGCCCTGCCACTGCGGGGGCTGGGCAGCACCGCCTACCCCAACGATGCCCTGGCCTACTTTAGGGCGCTGTGGGCGTTGCCCCCCGCCGCCACCACCCCCACCCCAGAGCGCGCCGCCCTGGTGAAGCTGTTTGCCCTGGTGGATTTTCACCCGCTCTCCATTGGCCTGCTGGCGCGGCAGCTCAAGACCCGGCGCATTGCCGAGGTGGGGACACGACTGGCGGAGCTATTGCAGAGTAGCCCAGTACAGGCGGGGGAACCCCCAAACCCCCTGGTAGCCTCACTGCTGCTGTCGCTGGATCGGCTGGATGATCAGGCGCGGCAGTGGTTGCCCAGGCTGGGGGTGTTCCAGGGAGGGGCAATGGAGCCTGATCTGCTTGCCATTACCGAAATTACCGAGGCCGAGTGGCAACCCATCCGAGCCCAGCTAGAGCATACGGGGCTGATCCGGGCGGAATATCTCCCCAACATCGACCCGCCCTACCTGAAGTTTCACCCCACGCTGGCCCCAGTGCTGTGGGCGCAGGTGCCCGCCGCCGCCGAGGCCGAGCTGCAAACCCGCCACCGCCAGCGCTATTACCAGCTTTCGGGATGGCTGTACCACGAAGATGTTAAAAAACCCCATGAGGCGCGGGCCATTGCTCGCCGCGAACTGCCCAACCTGATGGCGGCGGTAAACTGGGCCATTGCCGCAGGGGATGGGGATGCGGTGGCCTTTGGGGAGTACGTCAACAAGTTCCTCAACAACTTTGGCTTGAGTAAGGACCGGGAAGACCTGGCGACACTGCTTCAGTCGCTCCAGGGGGAGGTGGGGTCGCAGGCGTGGTACCTGGCCCGCAGCAACCAAGGGGAGGTGTTGCTGGCGACGGGGCGGGTAGCAGAGGCGCTGGAGGTGTTTGCTGATGTGTTGCAAGGGCTGGGGAACATGCGTAGCTATGATCGGTGTACGACGCTGGGGAGGATGGGCCGTTGCTTAGAAGCACAAGGGCAGGCGGCCCAGGCGGCAGCGTGCTTTCGGGTGGGGATTGCCGAGGCGGCACAGTTGGAGCAGAACAACGATGCGAAACAGCTGCGGGGGTTGCTGCAGACTGATTTAGGGAATGTACTGACGGTATTGGGGGACTATGGAGAGGCGCAGGCGGCCTACGAGGCATCTCTGATGATCGCTCAAGAACTTAGCGATGCTGTAAAGGAGTCGGCTGTGCAGAGCAGCATCGGGATGCTGGCGCTGGAACAGGGTGATTTGGCGACAGCGGAGACCCGCTACCAGGCAGCCTTGGCTACGTTTCAGCGATTGGAGGAACCGGCTGGCGAAGCGGTGGCCTGGCATCAACTAGGCAGGGTGTACGAGGAGGCACAGCAGTGGGAGGCGGCAGAGCGGCACTACCGGGAGGCGGCACGACTAAAGGAAGCCCAGGAAATGATTGGGGGCAGTAATGGTGCGGTGAAAACCTGGAATCAGTTGGCGATTGTAAATCAGTTGTCGGGTCGGCTGGAGATGGCAATCGCCTGGTACGAGAAAGCGATCGCAGGGGGCAAAGCCACAGAAGATTGGCTTACTGTATCTCGTACCCTCAGCAACCTCGCCGCTCTTCTGCAAAGTCAACCCCACCCCAGCCACGCCGACCTGGCCACCGCCCGCCACCACGCTGAAGCGGCCCTGGCCATTAAACAAACCCTCGACCCTGCCGCTGCTGAAATTTGGAAAACATATACCATTCTGGCCGAGATTGCTGACCAGCAGGATCAGGCCGATCAGGCACAGGCCTATCGGCAGCAGGCACGGCATGCCAGAGCCGCCTTCGCAGGTACCCAGCAGGAGTTGCGGCAGTTGGGGCCATTAATTTTGCTGGCCGTTTCAGCGTTGACAAATCAAGAGGCTAGAAGGCAGCTTGACGAACTGCTGAGCGCTTTGGAAGATCAAATTCCAGGTCTTTCCAACGCCATTTGCCGCATTCTCAGCGGCGATCGCAATGAAGCCACCCTCGTCGATCCCCTTAGCCTTAGTGGCTCCATGATCGTCAGCGCCATTCTCCGGGGCATTGCCGACCCTACCACCCTGCAAGCCCTCCTGGGCGACGAGTGA
- a CDS encoding DUF2283 domain-containing protein, giving the protein MKLTYFPDTDTLYIDLADRPSVESEVVNDNLIIDLDDTGRPVGITVEHYSQTVTTPTIEVNLPKELVS; this is encoded by the coding sequence ATGAAGCTCACCTACTTCCCCGATACCGACACTCTCTATATCGATCTCGCCGACCGCCCCAGCGTCGAGTCCGAGGTGGTCAACGACAATTTGATCATTGACCTGGACGATACAGGCCGCCCAGTGGGTATTACCGTAGAGCACTATAGCCAGACCGTCACCACACCCACCATTGAGGTCAACCTACCCAAGGAGCTGGTGTCCTAG